The Coregonus clupeaformis isolate EN_2021a unplaced genomic scaffold, ASM2061545v1 scaf0624, whole genome shotgun sequence genome window below encodes:
- the LOC121561416 gene encoding histone H4: protein MSGRGKGGKGLGKGGAKRHRKVLRDNIQGITKPAIRRLARRGGVKRISGLIYEETRGVLKVFLENVIRDAVTYTEHAKRKTVTAMDVVYALKRQGRTLYGFGG, encoded by the coding sequence ATGTCTGGAAGAGGCAAAGGCGGCAAGGGACTCGGAAAAGGAGGCGCCAAGCGTCACCGCAAAGTTCTCCGCGATAACATCCAGGGAATCACCAAACCCGCTATCCGCCGTCTGGCTCGTCGCGGCGGCGTGAAGCGTATTTCCGGTCTGATCTACGAGGAGACCCGCGGTGTCCTGAAGGTGTTCCTGGAGAACGTGATCCGTGACGCAGTCACCTACACCGAGCACGCCAAGAGGAAGACCGTTACCGCTATGGACGTGGTCTACGCTCTGAAACGTCAGGGACGCACCCTGTACGGTTTCGGCGGTTAA